The Coccidioides posadasii str. Silveira chromosome 2, complete sequence genomic interval CTCCCTTGCTTCTTTCATCGGTTCCTGCAAGGCCACCTTCAAGAAGGCTGGCTACAACGGCCCAGTCACCACCACTGAGCCCCTCAACATCTGGCAGGCCAATGCTTCCAAGCTTTGCGGTGTCATCGACATTCTCGGCGCCAACATCCACCCGTTCTTCAACTCCGATGTCTCCCCCGCTGATGCTGGTAAATTCGTCAAGGGCCAAATGGACATCCTCCACGGCCTCTGCAACAAGAAGGTCATCAACCTCGAGACTGGCTGGCCCAACGGTGGTGGTAACAACGGAAAGGCCATCTCTGGTCAGTCAGAGCAGGTTACCGCCATCAAATCCATCGTCAAGGCTGTTGGCAGCGACTCtgtcttcttctccttccgTGATGACCGCTGGAAGGAACCCGGCCCACTCGGTGTCGAGCAAAACTGGGGCTGCATTAACGTTTTCGGCTGAAGCGTCTAATTCGATCAGAGTAATTGTGAATGTCTTTGTCTCCTTTTGATTCCCTTTTCCGCCTTGcgttccctttttttctttttttttttttttcctgcgTGGGGATTAACATCGGAATAAGCGGAGTTGTAAATGttctactttttttttccttttccaaAGTATACCATGGTCTGATTGGGAGAGAGGAGAATAAGTGatgggaagaaaaagaagaaaaaaccaACATATTCCCGGCTTTCTTGTCTTGTCAGACAAGAACAAACAGACTTTCTGGTCTTGCCTCTCCAGgagtattttttttttttttttttttttttttttcaaaaacTTTCTAGAAATTCCTTTTTCCTCTCCCTTGCTTTTTCCACCTCCATGTGTGAATGTACATCCCTGGAACTTTTACGAACTAAAGTAAATAAGAACCCGTTCCCTCCCACTGGATAATTTGACCATCATAAAATATCCGCAGCACACGAGCCTGCGGCCAGCTCTCCCGGTGTTGAATTCCCTCCCCCCGCCTTCCATAGAATTCGGCCTATGTCCTTCTAGTGTCTGTCTTACATATTATGCTCCATTctgtctctttttctttttttttccgcgCTGTCGGTATGAGATGTAAAAGAAGTCTATGATATCAACCTGCTCACTCCCCAAATCTCCACCCCGTAGTTCATTATTTCATTTCCATACCAGCGCCAACCGCCGATGCAGCATAAAAGCTGCAGTCACTGCAACCAACGCCAGCACCACCTTTCCCAACTCTGGAATGTCAGGTAGCAGCGCGCTCCCGGAACGCGCAGAAGACTCCAACCAGAAGTCCTCCTTCTCATCCTCTTGTCGCTCCTCGTATCCGACGGGTTCAAGGCCAAGGTCCTCATTGTAAGCCTCGAGCTGCATTATCTTAAGCTCCACAACGCTCTCCAGGCCTTCGTACAGACCTCCCTGGCTCGCTGTCCGCGCGACCCTCTCCGTCTTCGACGACGATCCGAAGACATAGTTATCCAGCACGGTCCAGTAGATGGAGTCAAGGCTGAAGGGGTTGCGTATGGCGATGTTGAACCAGAACGTCTGCTCATCCATCGAGGCGCGCATGCGCGTAGAGAGGGATTCGCGGTTTCCAACGGGCATGTTCCGCTGGCGCTCTAGCTTCTCGATGGATTCGATGAATAGGTCGAGCTTGGGGAGGTAGGTTTTTAGAAATGAAGATAGCCCGTGGTCGTCGGCCCAGTCGCAGGGGTTCTTCAGCAGCAGCCATTCCGGAGCGCTTCCTAGAAACTGGGGAGGAGCCGCGTATGAGAACTCCCAGTCGATTATCCCGGTGATTTTGAGGGTTTCTGGGTCGACGAAGATGTTGCGGGGGTGAAAACCGTCGCAAAATAGCTTGAATGGCCCGTTGATATCTATGTCGTAGGTGAAGTACGGAACCGTAGAATGGAAGAGAGTGCGGCAGACATATTTCTCGCGGCAGTCCCGAGAATTATAAACAGCGTTCCGCTGCCGCATAAGATGGGTGACGTATTGGCCTGCTGTGTTTGAGAAGAAATCGAGCGCCGACTTGAAAGAATCAGTGTAGAGATCATCTGCGAGGACCCTGCCATATACCATCATGTCATTGATGCATGTCGTAAAAGCCGGCGTAAGGGTATCAAATTCCTCCGTGTCCATGTCCCAGCTTACGGTACCGATTCTATCAAAGTTTACCGCCCATAGCTGAAGAATGACTTCTGCAATCTCGTCGTAGAGCTTTCGAAGGAGCTGTTTGTCGACATTAGGATCTAGGATGGTCTCGTACATATCTTCCCCCACGGGCACCCGTTTCCCTATCAAGTCCGACATCCTCGTCCCTTCTAACCAGGTCATGATTATAAACGCGCCCAACCCCGTCGGATTCTCCGACGCACGCCCGTACGCGATGACCTTCGGAACCGGGATCTCGGTCTTCTCCGCGAGCAGCTTCAGCGTATCGACTTCGGCCACGACCTTCCCTTCGGACAGGTTGCACCTTGTCGGGATACAGAAGCGGATGAGCCAGTCCTCGCGGCCGTCCTCCCAGTGCAGACGGACGCCGACGTTGTTGGACCCCCAGTGCTGTGAGATAAGGAGACATCCTGGCTCGCCCCTGTGCTCATCAGCCAACGAGCGAATGTTGGTTCTGCAGGTGTTCAGGAGTTTCGTCCATTCCTCTACCAGATCCTCCCGCTCCCGGTCAAGGGAGTGGTCGAACTCCATTGCTTAATCTCTTGACTGGCGCCTTAGTATAACGGGaaaaaaaacagaaaaacgACGCTTTCCTGGTTATGTGGATATGGATATTGTTGGAGGAAAAGGAGAATATTGCTCTCAGAGGAACCCCTGCGGTAGCAACATTGATTGAGAGGCCACAACATGACAGCTGCAATCCGGGTGGAAGTAGCTTGTAACCATGGCAGTTCAAACCAGGTCCTTCATGGTTGCAGCTTCTTTCGTTGGCCTTCCGTAGAGTATTCCAGGGAAGATGCCTTCTCTCAGTTGGAAAAAGGAGGATAGGGGCAGCTAGGGTTCACTGCGTTGTCGCGGCAATGGGTAGTTATTTCTCACAGTAGCCATGGCAGCGTGGTGTCCAGCTTGGCTGCAGCAGGGTATGTCAAACACACTGTTCTCATGGCGTTCATATCCTCTCTGCGAATCCAGGGTATTCAGGAAGGCACATGGAGCTTAGCTGCCGATGGATTATGCCCATGACAAGAGCAACCACAGCCTTTTCAGACAAAAGCTACATTCTCCCCTGAAAAAGTGAGGATCGTGCCCaagaagagagaaggagGACAGGATCGCTCCATGGTTGGTCATTCCCATGATATTTCAGAAATTCATGAATTCAAACGTCAGACATCACATATGTTCGATACGTAAAAAAACAcagagcagaagaaaaatagCTGTAGCTCCCTCGCTTCAGAGGAACTTCTTCGCCAAGCCGAGCAGTCCAGAACCGCCTGACTGTCCGCCGCCGCTGACGCCGCTGGCCAGGCCTCCCAGTCCTCCAAGGCCTCCAAGGGCGCCTCCTCCGCCACCAGCTTGGTTCTTCAGGTACATCTTCAGCGCCATTTTGGCGGCTGAGTTGATGACGGACTGCTTATCGGTAGCCTAGAAAACACACCACGTAGTTAGCCCCTCTATCCCCAATTAATCAATTAATCACTTCCCtccagaaaaaaaaaaaaaaaaaaaaaggagaaaaagaa includes:
- a CDS encoding uncharacterized protein (EggNog:ENOG410PWMR~COG:S~TransMembrane:1 (o491-508i)), whose translation is MEFDHSLDREREDLVEEWTKLLNTCRTNIRSLADEHRGEPGCLLISQHWGSNNVGVRLHWEDGREDWLIRFCIPTRCNLSEGKVVAEVDTLKLLAEKTEIPVPKVIAYGRASENPTGLGAFIIMTWLEGTRMSDLIGKRVPVGEDMYETILDPNVDKQLLRKLYDEIAEVILQLWAVNFDRIGTVSWDMDTEEFDTLTPAFTTCINDMMVYGRVLADDLYTDSFKSALDFFSNTAGQYVTHLMRQRNAVYNSRDCREKYVCRTLFHSTVPYFTYDIDINGPFKLFCDGFHPRNIFVDPETLKITGIIDWEFSYAAPPQFLGSAPEWLLLKNPCDWADDHGLSSFLKTYLPKLDLFIESIEKLERQRNMPVGNRESLSTRMRASMDEQTFWFNIAIRNPFSLDSIYWTVLDNYVFGSSSKTERVARTASQGGLYEGLESVVELKIMQLEAYNEDLGLEPVGYEERQEDEKEDFWLESSARSGSALLPDIPELGKVVLALVAVTAAFMLHRRLALVWK